A genomic region of Haliotis asinina isolate JCU_RB_2024 chromosome 1, JCU_Hal_asi_v2, whole genome shotgun sequence contains the following coding sequences:
- the LOC137284615 gene encoding anti-sigma-I factor RsgI6-like, protein MWIICLLIPSVWGGTELLKNADFENPHFSSSTDWYVMSGTISATSDAYHGHTAAKISKRYHDYGALDQYVTVKKGHRYFFRAYVKILNYASGKDHESVSSGIAVKERSSGKTHYLGFGTTPHVQKNQWHIIGGDAKITNVDISEARIYIRPSDQSVDFIVDYASLQEVSPLSAFPGDANKRIDSYRKGDLTIRLDDHSVEPSGLTVEVQETSGLFAFGSAVNAGAFVDPRFKGYRDYFYKNFNWAVIENDLKWTNMEPQRGHIDYNTAMNAINALLHNGIKVRGHNIFWESNSPSWVDKLSGQALRQAMEKRMNDVVGHYKGKLQHWDVDNEALSGDTLVRHSGDQNLTMWMFREVHKIDPNVKLFLNDHEIVNYNAHTVALEDQAVYFKAAGVPVSGIGIQSHVHHPIDLAAIWARLDEVARAGLPIWITEMTIEGVPEKDKPQMFDDLLRLYFSHPSVQGLLLWGFWSQRMSRPESALCTGSDCTVNDTGRRVSHLLQTEWKTHETHTIHKGQTVRIRGFKGSYVLRVKHNGHAIHEENFYLGYKGTDLKVSLTGSNSSPHVNQILVG, encoded by the exons ATGTGGATAATCTGCCTCCTGATCCCGTCTGTTTGGGGAGGGACAGAACTTCTGAAGAACGCCGACTTCGAGAACCCACACTTCAGCAGCAGCACCGACTGGTACGTCATGTCCGGAACAATCTCAGCGACATCCGACGCCTACCACGGCCATACGGCGGCTAAAATCTCAAAAAG GTACCACGACTATGGGGCGTTGGATCAGTACGTCACGGTCAAGAAAGGTCACCGATACTTCTTCCGCGCATACGTGAAGATACTCAATTATGCTAGCGGAAAGGATCATGAGTCTGTGTCTTCAGGGATTGCAGTAAAGGAAAGAAGCAGCG GAAAGACGCATTATCTTGGATTTGGCACCACACCGCATGTACAGAAAAACCAGTGGCACATCATCGGAGGGGACGCCAAAATAACCAACGTTG ATATATCTGAGGCGCGTATCTACATCCGACCTTCCGACCAGAGCGTGGACTTCATCGTGGACTACGCTAGTTTGCAGGAAGTTTCCCCACTGTCTGCTTTCCCTGGCGACGCCAACAAGAGGATCGATAGTTACCGGAAAGGAGATCTTACGATCAG GCTTGATGATCACTCGGTAGAACCCAGTGGACTCACCGTGGAG GTGCAGGAGACGTCCGGTCTGTTCGCCTTCGGGTCAGCTGTGAACGCCGGGGCATTCGTGGACCCCCGCTTCAAAGGCTACCGGGACTACTTCTACAAGAACTTCAACTGGGCTGTCATTGAAAACGACCTCAAATGGACCAATATGGAGCCACAGAGG GGTCACATCGACTACAATACTGCAATGAACGCCATAAACGCATTGCTCCATAACGG GATCAAAGTTCGAGGTCACAATATCttctgggaatcgaactcacCTTCCTGGGTTGACAAACTCTCTGGACAAGCTTTACGTCAGGCAATGGAGAAACGCATGAACGACGTCGTTGGACATTACAAGGGAAA ATTGCAGCACTGGGATGTCGACAACGAGGCTCTGAGCGGTGACACCCTCGTACGCCATTCCGGAGACCAGAACCTCACGATGTGGATGTTCAGGGAGGTCCATAAGATCGATCCTAACGTGAAGTTGTTCTTGAACGACCACGAAATTGTGAACTACAACGCACATACCGTG GCTTTAGAAGATCAGGCTGTCTACTTCAAAGCAGCGGGAGTTCCTGTTTCAGGAATAGGCATACAGAGTCACGTCCATCACCCTATAGACCTGGCGGCGATCTGG GCTCGACTGGACGAGGTGGCCCGGGCTGGTCTGCCCATCTGGATCACCGAGATGACCATAGAGGGCGTGCCAGAGAAGGACAAGCCACAGATGTTTGATGACCTGCTGCGTCTCTACTTCAGCCACCCATCCGTCCAGGGATTGTTGTTGTGGGGCTTCTGGAGTCAGAGAATGTCCCGACCCGAGTCAGCTCTGTGTACTGGATCTGACTGCACG GTAAATGACACCGGGAGACGTGTGAGTCATCTACTACAGACGGAATGGAAGACCCATGAAACCCACACCATCCATAAAGGTCAAACAGTCCGCATCCGGGGATTTAAAGGAAGCTACGTGTTGCGCGTGAAGCATAATGGCCACGCGATTCACGAAGAGAACTTCTACTTGGGCTACAAGGGAACTGACTTGAAAGTGTCTCTCACTGGATCCA ATTCCAGTCCGCACGTTAACCAGATCCTGGTGGGGTGA